A window of the Cystobacter fuscus genome harbors these coding sequences:
- a CDS encoding molecular chaperone DnaJ, with the protein MSSSSTAPLAPETALLHVPPLEETPLRRAELRLQELLAEIDALDAEIDALGGELERFARAYEDTLSAASETVSRSERLLRRLRHLQDATSALIRLLEQPPQPPTPADARHAPAPTSPRVSTPPPPEDEDEDTEDFEDEDDALPEGERSAGADSGEGAEDEAVDLKRLRRRLARLLHPDLAQTDEERERLDGLMARVNAAYSAGDRATMELLAARVGAGEPEDTLTEDARLAHLERRIQVLSTAAHSLREQRERLRSTATARLYEEALRREAEGRNYLTETRAEMEEEVQELARDARARMRQLERAARALTSLRNKRMNTLIKSGKGRKLRVFDPVLESPLVRQGVLRLERQRATPAARELARWLEDAVTQEPWQVALTLMAFFAESAGRPPPGLDTSDAWAERYELLRELDMPEAPPFDEALTRLPRHLEPGLRVMKKKKEVHFGLQLRESELLAAVPLALQRADVAERGRSVLAVIGPQEQCKRCGEEVLLQHLLRTRGLDERHGQLCPLCAHPQKSYWLYSRTEGQEALLPHALRLGTVVEQAVRLARTSVSFQMLPEEREALTAAQLRQRFVDLYLQPYGVELAPEHVRLVQAGQVLDGEARVDRGAVTLKLAPEAGQSEAQLLELLRSRIERRFRPDPAR; encoded by the coding sequence ATGTCTTCCTCGTCGACCGCACCGCTCGCCCCCGAGACGGCTCTGCTCCACGTCCCTCCGCTCGAGGAGACGCCCCTTCGCCGCGCGGAGCTGCGCCTGCAAGAACTCCTCGCGGAGATCGACGCCCTGGACGCGGAGATCGACGCGCTCGGGGGAGAACTGGAGCGCTTCGCCCGGGCCTACGAGGACACCCTCTCCGCCGCCTCCGAGACGGTGAGCCGCTCCGAGCGGCTCCTGCGCCGGCTGCGCCACCTCCAGGACGCCACCAGCGCCCTCATCCGCCTGTTGGAGCAGCCCCCACAGCCCCCCACCCCCGCGGACGCGCGGCACGCTCCCGCTCCCACCTCCCCGCGTGTGTCCACCCCTCCCCCGCCCGAGGACGAGGACGAAGACACCGAGGACTTCGAGGACGAGGACGACGCCCTGCCCGAGGGCGAGCGCTCCGCCGGAGCGGACTCGGGCGAAGGGGCCGAGGACGAGGCCGTGGATCTCAAGCGGCTGCGGCGGCGCCTGGCGCGGCTGCTGCATCCGGATCTCGCGCAGACGGACGAGGAGCGCGAGCGGCTGGACGGGCTCATGGCGCGCGTCAACGCGGCGTACTCGGCGGGGGATCGCGCCACGATGGAGCTGCTCGCCGCGCGGGTGGGGGCAGGCGAGCCCGAGGACACGCTCACCGAGGACGCGCGACTGGCGCACCTCGAGCGGCGCATCCAGGTGCTCTCCACGGCGGCCCACTCCCTGCGCGAGCAGCGCGAGCGCCTGCGCTCCACCGCCACCGCGCGCCTGTACGAGGAGGCCCTGCGCCGCGAGGCCGAGGGCCGTAACTACCTCACCGAGACGCGCGCCGAGATGGAGGAGGAAGTCCAGGAGCTCGCGCGGGATGCCCGCGCCCGAATGCGTCAGCTCGAGCGCGCCGCGCGCGCCCTGACATCCCTGAGGAACAAGCGCATGAACACGCTCATCAAGAGCGGCAAGGGCCGCAAGCTGCGCGTCTTCGATCCGGTGCTGGAGAGCCCCCTGGTGCGCCAGGGAGTGCTGCGCCTGGAGCGGCAGCGGGCCACCCCCGCCGCGAGGGAGCTCGCCCGCTGGCTGGAGGACGCCGTCACCCAGGAGCCCTGGCAGGTGGCCCTCACCCTCATGGCCTTCTTCGCCGAGTCGGCCGGCCGCCCTCCGCCGGGACTCGACACCAGCGACGCCTGGGCCGAGCGCTACGAGTTGCTGCGCGAGCTCGACATGCCGGAGGCGCCCCCGTTCGACGAGGCCCTCACGCGACTGCCGCGCCACCTGGAGCCAGGCCTGCGGGTGATGAAGAAGAAGAAAGAGGTGCACTTCGGCCTGCAACTGCGCGAGTCCGAGCTGCTCGCCGCCGTACCGCTGGCGCTCCAGCGGGCGGACGTGGCCGAGCGGGGCCGCTCGGTGCTGGCGGTGATCGGCCCGCAGGAGCAGTGCAAGCGCTGTGGCGAGGAGGTGCTGTTGCAACACCTGCTGCGCACGCGGGGGCTCGACGAGCGCCATGGCCAGCTCTGCCCACTGTGCGCCCATCCACAGAAGAGCTACTGGCTCTACAGCCGCACCGAGGGCCAGGAGGCGCTGCTGCCGCACGCGCTGCGGCTGGGCACGGTGGTGGAGCAGGCGGTGCGGCTGGCGCGCACGAGCGTGAGCTTCCAGATGCTGCCCGAGGAGCGCGAGGCGCTCACGGCGGCCCAGTTGCGCCAGCGCTTCGTGGACCTGTACCTGCAACCCTACGGCGTGGAGCTGGCTCCCGAGCACGTGCGGCTCGTGCAGGCGGGACAGGTGCTCGACGGCGAGGCACGCGTGGACCGGGGCGCCGTCACCCTGAAGCTCGCCCCCGAGGCGGGCCAGAGCGAGGCGCAACTGTTGGAGCTGTTGCGCTCACGCATCGAGCGGCGCTTCCGGCCCGACCCGGCCCGGTAG
- a CDS encoding nuclear transport factor 2 family protein, translating to MTALTLLCLTLLSAPPNTGAKPSAAPPAAATAAVNAVLDDWHRAAAQADEARYFAHFTPDAVYLGTDATERWTRDEFRAWAHPYFAKGKAWDFTPSSRHVSLSRDGTLAWFDEVLATPNLGPARGSGVLVKEAGTWKIAQYNLSIPIPNDVLDDVKARIEQYEKNKAKPGK from the coding sequence ATGACCGCCCTCACCCTGTTGTGCCTCACGCTGTTGAGCGCCCCCCCGAACACGGGAGCGAAGCCCTCGGCGGCGCCCCCCGCCGCGGCCACGGCCGCGGTGAACGCGGTGTTGGACGACTGGCACCGGGCGGCGGCCCAGGCGGACGAGGCGCGCTACTTCGCCCACTTCACCCCGGACGCGGTCTACCTGGGCACGGACGCCACCGAGCGCTGGACCCGGGACGAGTTCCGCGCGTGGGCCCATCCCTACTTCGCCAAGGGCAAGGCCTGGGACTTCACACCCTCGTCGCGACACGTGAGCCTGTCCAGGGACGGCACCCTGGCGTGGTTCGACGAGGTGCTCGCCACGCCCAACCTGGGGCCCGCGCGCGGCTCGGGGGTGCTGGTGAAGGAGGCGGGGACGTGGAAGATCGCCCAGTACAACCTCTCCATCCCCATCCCCAACGACGTGCTCGACGACGTCAAGGCGCGCATCGAGCAGTACGAGAAGAACAAGGCGAAGCCGGGCAAGTAG
- a CDS encoding NYN domain-containing protein, translating into MDNEHRIALFLDFENLVTNTGISPNNFDLQPAMDRLLERGKVVFRRAYCDWSRFKEAKGNLHGFGVELIDVPPSTRSGKNGADMRMVIDALELCYAREHIDTFAIASGDSDFCPLAYKLRENGRTLIGLGVKEATSPLFVKACDEFIYLRPRHKEKDEKKDERREDKDKKDKRSEDKGRKHGKESASAPSSRAKAEVPEIALEVVQRLLSRATGSVNPSLIKEAIVRKEPDFDERDHGFSTFAKLLAAMEHDGLLKRVQQGRQWYVVAPDSAPEAPSSPPRGGKHARHDEDEEEVYPDPIDD; encoded by the coding sequence TTGGACAACGAGCACCGCATCGCGCTGTTCCTCGACTTCGAGAACCTGGTGACGAACACCGGGATCTCCCCCAACAACTTCGACTTGCAGCCGGCCATGGACCGCCTGCTGGAGCGCGGCAAGGTGGTGTTCCGCCGCGCCTACTGCGACTGGTCGCGCTTCAAGGAGGCCAAGGGCAACCTGCACGGCTTCGGCGTCGAGCTCATCGACGTGCCCCCCTCCACGCGCTCGGGCAAGAACGGCGCGGACATGCGCATGGTCATCGACGCGCTGGAGCTGTGCTACGCGCGCGAGCACATCGACACCTTCGCCATCGCCTCGGGCGACAGCGACTTCTGCCCGCTCGCCTACAAGCTGCGCGAGAATGGCCGCACCCTCATCGGGCTGGGTGTGAAGGAGGCGACCAGCCCCCTGTTCGTCAAGGCCTGCGACGAGTTCATCTACCTGCGTCCCCGCCACAAGGAGAAGGACGAGAAGAAGGACGAGCGGCGCGAGGACAAGGACAAGAAGGACAAGCGCTCGGAGGACAAGGGCCGCAAGCACGGCAAGGAGTCCGCGTCCGCCCCCTCGTCCCGGGCCAAGGCGGAGGTGCCGGAGATCGCCCTGGAGGTGGTGCAGCGGTTGCTCTCGCGCGCCACGGGCTCGGTCAATCCGTCCCTCATCAAGGAAGCCATCGTGCGCAAGGAGCCGGACTTCGACGAGCGCGACCACGGCTTCTCCACCTTCGCCAAGCTCCTGGCGGCCATGGAGCACGATGGTCTGCTCAAGCGCGTGCAGCAGGGCCGGCAGTGGTACGTGGTGGCGCCCGACTCGGCCCCCGAGGCCCCTTCGTCCCCTCCGCGTGGTGGCAAGCACGCGCGCCACGACGAGGACGAGGAAGAGGTCTACCCGGATCCCATCGACGACTGA
- a CDS encoding aminotransferase class I/II-fold pyridoxal phosphate-dependent enzyme — translation MRIPEFKLERYFSKWEFRAPYLLCSSDIEGWRMSELLALADADARERWEQLTLGYTETPGLPVLREELAGLYPGVRPDQVLTFAGAQEAIFILVNVLLGAGDHAVVTWPGYQSLYEVARATGAEVTLLRLREEDGWRLDLAELERALRPDTKLLVVNFPHNPTGALPDADTWRELFALAEARGVYVLSDEVYRLMEYDTRDTLPAAVELSARGVSLGVMSKSYGLAGLRVGWLACRDSGILSRCAAYKDYTTISNAAPSEVLALMALRARERVLARSRAIVSDNLARVEGFFSRYAEHFGWVRPRAGSVAFPRLRSDVPVATFCERLVEQEGVLLLPGDVYDFPGNHFRLGLGRTNLPDALVRLERFCSTFFQR, via the coding sequence ATGCGCATTCCCGAGTTCAAGTTGGAGCGGTATTTCTCGAAGTGGGAGTTCCGCGCGCCCTACCTGCTGTGCTCCTCGGACATCGAGGGGTGGCGGATGAGCGAGCTGCTCGCGCTGGCGGACGCGGACGCCCGCGAGCGCTGGGAGCAGTTGACGCTGGGCTACACCGAGACGCCGGGGCTGCCGGTGCTGCGCGAGGAGCTGGCCGGGCTCTACCCCGGGGTGCGGCCCGATCAGGTGTTGACGTTCGCGGGCGCGCAGGAGGCGATCTTCATCCTGGTGAACGTGCTCCTGGGGGCGGGGGACCACGCGGTGGTGACGTGGCCGGGCTACCAGTCGCTGTACGAGGTGGCTCGGGCCACGGGGGCGGAGGTGACGCTGCTGCGGCTGCGCGAGGAGGATGGCTGGCGGCTGGACCTGGCCGAGCTGGAGCGCGCGCTGCGGCCGGACACGAAGCTGCTCGTGGTCAACTTCCCGCACAACCCCACGGGGGCGCTGCCGGACGCGGACACGTGGCGGGAGCTGTTCGCGCTCGCCGAGGCGCGGGGCGTGTACGTGCTGTCCGACGAGGTCTACCGGCTCATGGAGTACGACACGCGCGACACCCTGCCCGCGGCGGTGGAGCTGTCCGCTCGGGGGGTGAGCCTGGGGGTGATGTCCAAGAGCTATGGGCTCGCGGGCCTGCGAGTGGGGTGGCTGGCGTGCCGGGACTCGGGAATTCTCTCCCGGTGCGCGGCGTACAAGGATTACACGACCATCAGCAACGCGGCGCCGAGCGAGGTGCTGGCGCTGATGGCGCTCCGGGCGCGCGAGCGGGTGCTCGCGCGCAGCCGGGCGATCGTCTCGGACAACCTGGCGCGCGTGGAGGGGTTCTTCTCGAGGTACGCGGAACATTTCGGCTGGGTGCGTCCCCGGGCCGGCAGCGTGGCGTTTCCCCGGCTGAGGAGTGACGTTCCCGTGGCGACGTTCTGCGAGCGACTGGTGGAGCAGGAAGGCGTGTTGCTCCTGCCAGGAGACGTGTATGACTTCCCGGGCAATCATTTCCGGCTGGGGCTGGGCCGTACGAACCTGCCCGACGCGCTCGTGAGACTCGAGCGCTTCTGCAGCACCTTCTTCCAACGCTGA
- a CDS encoding LysM peptidoglycan-binding domain-containing protein yields MGDYRIRSGDTLSSIAQRYNTSVDALMKANTQIKDPNLILADDKLNIPGAKDEFVQGGPQGTLPPGQQLHAQGPESVEGPQEIGEMPEGQVGDWIRQATEKLKAAGVPVEKMNPQDIAKIIQHESSGNPNAINLWDDNAKRGTPSIGLMQTIQPTFDAYKLPGHDNIRDPVDNIIAAVRYSIDRYGSVSNVPGLQSMNGGGGYVGY; encoded by the coding sequence ATGGGCGACTACCGTATCCGCTCCGGCGACACCCTGAGCAGCATCGCGCAGCGCTACAACACCAGCGTCGACGCCTTGATGAAGGCCAACACGCAGATCAAGGACCCCAACCTCATCCTCGCGGACGACAAGCTCAACATCCCGGGCGCCAAGGACGAGTTCGTGCAAGGGGGCCCCCAGGGCACCCTTCCGCCCGGCCAGCAGCTGCACGCGCAAGGTCCCGAGTCGGTGGAGGGCCCCCAGGAAATCGGAGAGATGCCCGAGGGCCAGGTGGGCGATTGGATCCGCCAGGCGACGGAGAAGCTCAAGGCGGCGGGCGTGCCCGTGGAGAAGATGAACCCCCAGGACATCGCGAAGATCATCCAGCACGAGTCCAGCGGCAATCCCAACGCCATCAACCTCTGGGATGACAACGCCAAGCGCGGCACGCCGTCCATCGGCCTGATGCAGACCATCCAGCCGACGTTCGACGCGTACAAGCTGCCCGGCCACGACAACATCCGCGACCCGGTGGACAACATCATCGCGGCGGTGCGCTACTCCATCGACCGCTACGGCTCGGTGTCCAACGTGCCCGGCCTCCAGTCCATGAACGGCGGCGGCGGCTACGTCGGCTACTGA
- a CDS encoding S-methyl-5'-thioadenosine phosphorylase, which yields MSPSPTPVIGIIGGSGLYQIDGLENVVWREVSTPFGAPSDALCFGTLEGTPVVFLPRHGRGHRIAPSEINFRANIDALKRSGVTDVLSVSAVGSLREDLPPGTFVVVDQFIDRTFARTKSFFGTGCVAHVSMARPVCSRLGDAVMGGCETLGIPARRGGTYLVMEGPQFSSHAESELYRSWGCSVIGMTNMPEAKLAREAELCYASVAMVTDFDCWHPGHDAVTVDQVVAVMTANSGKARALVKNTVPRLGKHSVPCVHGCQRALDHAIMTAPDARDPAVLARLDAVAGRVLRR from the coding sequence ATGTCGCCTTCCCCCACCCCGGTCATCGGCATCATCGGAGGCAGTGGCCTCTACCAGATCGACGGCCTGGAGAACGTCGTCTGGCGTGAGGTGAGCACGCCCTTTGGCGCGCCCTCGGACGCGCTGTGCTTCGGCACCCTCGAGGGCACGCCCGTGGTGTTCCTGCCGCGCCATGGCCGGGGGCACCGCATCGCCCCGTCGGAGATCAACTTCCGCGCCAACATCGACGCGCTCAAGCGCTCGGGGGTGACGGACGTGCTGTCGGTGTCCGCGGTGGGCAGCCTGCGCGAGGACCTGCCCCCGGGCACCTTCGTGGTGGTGGACCAGTTCATCGACCGCACCTTCGCGCGCACCAAGAGCTTCTTCGGCACCGGGTGCGTGGCGCACGTGTCCATGGCCCGGCCGGTGTGCTCGCGCCTGGGGGACGCGGTGATGGGCGGCTGCGAGACGCTCGGCATCCCCGCGCGGCGCGGCGGCACCTACCTGGTGATGGAGGGGCCCCAGTTCTCCTCGCACGCCGAGAGCGAGCTGTACCGCTCCTGGGGCTGCAGCGTGATCGGCATGACGAACATGCCCGAGGCCAAGCTCGCCCGGGAGGCGGAGCTCTGCTACGCGAGCGTGGCCATGGTCACCGACTTCGACTGCTGGCACCCGGGCCATGACGCCGTCACCGTGGACCAGGTCGTCGCGGTGATGACGGCCAACTCGGGCAAGGCGCGCGCGCTGGTGAAGAACACCGTGCCCCGGCTCGGCAAACACTCCGTGCCGTGCGTCCACGGCTGCCAGCGGGCGCTCGACCACGCCATCATGACCGCCCCCGACGCGCGCGACCCCGCCGTCCTCGCCCGGCTCGACGCCGTGGCCGGCCGGGTGCTCCGCCGCTGA
- the mtnA gene encoding S-methyl-5-thioribose-1-phosphate isomerase: MKVHGKATRSIWSEPDGSVGIIDQTRLPHAFVTLRLTTLEEAAHAIRAMQVRGAPLIGATAAYGVCLALRVDAGDGALERACALLQATRPTAVNLKWALDGMSRVLRPLPASERVAAAWAHAAALCDEDVAINHAIGKHGLKLIQEAWERKGRQGRVNVLTHCNAGWLATVDWGTALAPLYLARDEGLPVHVWVDETRPRNQGASLTAWELGQHGVPHTVIADNVGGHLMQHGEVDLCIVGTDRTTARGDVANKIGTYLKALAARDNGVPFYVALPSPTIDWTLEDGVRDIPIEQRDGRELTDVSGRLASGEVVTVRVTPEGSAVANYGFDVTPARLVTALVTERGVCPATREGLLSLFPERRELGGRTGT, translated from the coding sequence ATGAAGGTCCACGGAAAAGCCACGCGCAGCATCTGGAGCGAGCCGGATGGCTCGGTGGGCATCATCGACCAGACGCGCCTGCCCCACGCGTTCGTGACGCTGCGGCTCACGACACTCGAGGAGGCGGCCCACGCCATCCGCGCCATGCAGGTGCGCGGGGCGCCGCTCATCGGAGCGACGGCGGCCTATGGGGTGTGCCTCGCGCTGCGGGTCGACGCGGGAGACGGAGCGCTCGAGCGGGCGTGCGCGCTCCTGCAGGCCACCCGGCCGACGGCGGTCAACCTGAAGTGGGCGCTGGATGGGATGAGCCGTGTGCTGCGCCCCCTGCCCGCCTCCGAGCGGGTGGCGGCGGCCTGGGCGCACGCCGCCGCGCTGTGTGACGAGGACGTGGCCATCAACCACGCCATCGGGAAGCACGGACTGAAGCTCATCCAGGAGGCGTGGGAGCGCAAGGGGCGCCAGGGCCGGGTGAACGTGCTCACGCATTGCAACGCGGGGTGGCTGGCCACGGTGGACTGGGGCACGGCGCTCGCGCCCCTGTACCTCGCGCGGGACGAGGGCCTGCCGGTGCACGTCTGGGTGGACGAGACGCGGCCGCGCAACCAGGGCGCGAGCCTGACGGCGTGGGAGCTGGGCCAGCACGGCGTGCCCCACACCGTCATCGCCGACAACGTGGGCGGCCACCTCATGCAGCACGGCGAGGTGGACCTGTGCATCGTCGGCACGGACCGCACCACGGCCCGGGGCGACGTGGCGAACAAGATCGGCACCTACCTCAAGGCGCTGGCGGCCAGGGACAACGGGGTGCCCTTCTACGTGGCGCTGCCCTCGCCGACGATCGACTGGACGCTGGAGGACGGCGTGCGCGACATCCCCATCGAGCAGCGCGACGGGCGCGAGCTGACGGACGTGAGTGGACGACTCGCCTCGGGCGAGGTGGTGACGGTGCGGGTGACGCCCGAGGGCAGCGCGGTGGCCAACTACGGCTTCGACGTGACGCCCGCGCGGCTCGTCACGGCGCTCGTCACCGAGCGCGGCGTGTGTCCGGCCACGCGAGAGGGGCTGCTGTCGCTCTTCCCCGAGCGGCGCGAGCTCGGCGGGAGGACGGGCACGTGA
- a CDS encoding class II aldolase/adducin family protein, with translation MIATGRRMNATGLNQGTSGNLSVRVEGGFLLTPSGMDYDTLAPGDMVRMRMDGTYEGHREPSTEWRIHRDILATRPEVGGVLHAHSMFSTSLACLRRPIPAFHYMVTRAGGEDIRCSDYATFGTEELSRHVLVALEGRLACLMANHGMVALGATLAGAFKLAVEVETLAAMYWRALQVGEPVLLESAEMQRVLEKFKTYGQKPTRGG, from the coding sequence ATGATCGCCACGGGCCGCCGGATGAACGCCACGGGGCTCAACCAGGGCACCAGTGGCAACCTGAGCGTGCGGGTGGAGGGCGGCTTCCTGCTCACGCCCTCGGGGATGGACTACGACACGCTCGCGCCGGGGGACATGGTGCGGATGCGGATGGACGGCACGTACGAGGGGCACCGCGAGCCGTCCACCGAGTGGCGCATCCACCGGGACATCCTCGCCACGCGGCCCGAGGTGGGGGGAGTGCTGCACGCGCATTCCATGTTCAGCACGAGCCTGGCGTGCCTGCGCCGGCCGATTCCGGCCTTCCACTACATGGTGACGCGCGCGGGGGGCGAGGACATCCGGTGCTCGGACTACGCCACGTTCGGCACCGAGGAGCTGTCGCGGCACGTGCTGGTGGCGCTGGAGGGCCGGCTGGCGTGCCTGATGGCCAACCACGGCATGGTGGCGTTGGGGGCGACGCTGGCGGGGGCGTTCAAGCTGGCGGTGGAGGTGGAGACGCTCGCGGCCATGTACTGGCGCGCGCTCCAGGTGGGCGAGCCCGTGCTGCTGGAGTCGGCGGAGATGCAACGGGTGCTGGAGAAGTTCAAGACGTACGGCCAGAAGCCCACGCGCGGAGGCTGA
- a CDS encoding ArsA-related P-loop ATPase encodes MDALWERRALLVSGKGGVGKTTVAAALARAAVSAGKRVLLAEVELGSENADSPSPLAELVGARPSGAQVVSVSERLSFVRLSAIEGQRLFLQDILPLRVMADAAMRMRALRRFLEAAPALREMGVLYQMLHLLRLTRPDGQAKHPLCILDLPATGHALALAALPDTLLSVMPGGPIGRSVREGLTLLRDPALTGTVLVTLPEPLPVSETLELATAIGSHGIPLAAGVLNRMPDNPFSPDGRDAVKRLLEAHGPHRGQRALGRLDRARAAQSRLETNFPAQLLTLPEQAATDRRLVEQLAAHLTRVPSTPASRESAGAQP; translated from the coding sequence GTGGACGCATTGTGGGAACGACGGGCCTTGCTCGTCTCGGGCAAGGGCGGCGTGGGCAAGACGACCGTCGCGGCGGCGCTCGCGCGCGCGGCGGTGAGTGCCGGCAAGCGGGTGCTGCTCGCCGAGGTCGAGCTGGGCTCGGAGAACGCGGACAGCCCCTCGCCCCTGGCGGAGCTCGTGGGCGCGCGCCCCTCTGGCGCCCAGGTCGTCTCCGTGTCCGAGCGCCTGTCCTTCGTGCGCCTGTCGGCCATCGAGGGCCAGCGCCTCTTCCTCCAGGACATCCTCCCCCTGAGGGTCATGGCGGACGCGGCCATGCGCATGCGCGCCCTGCGCCGCTTCCTGGAGGCCGCCCCCGCCCTGCGGGAGATGGGCGTGCTCTACCAGATGCTCCACCTGCTGCGGCTCACGCGGCCGGATGGCCAGGCGAAGCACCCCCTGTGCATCCTGGATCTGCCGGCCACGGGCCACGCGCTCGCGCTCGCGGCACTGCCCGACACGCTCCTGTCCGTCATGCCCGGCGGCCCCATCGGGCGCTCGGTGCGCGAGGGGCTCACGCTCTTGAGGGATCCCGCCCTCACCGGCACGGTGCTCGTCACCCTGCCCGAGCCCCTGCCCGTGAGCGAGACGCTGGAGCTGGCCACCGCCATCGGCAGCCACGGCATTCCGCTCGCCGCGGGGGTGCTCAACCGCATGCCGGACAATCCCTTCTCGCCGGACGGGCGGGACGCGGTGAAGCGGCTGCTCGAAGCGCACGGGCCGCACCGGGGCCAGCGCGCGCTGGGCCGCCTGGACAGGGCTCGCGCGGCGCAGAGCCGGCTGGAGACGAACTTCCCCGCGCAGCTGCTCACCCTGCCGGAGCAGGCCGCCACGGACAGGCGCCTGGTGGAGCAGCTCGCCGCGCACCTCACCCGAGTGCCCTCGACCCCCGCCTCGCGCGAGAGCGCCGGAGCCCAGCCATGA
- a CDS encoding ArsA family ATPase, which produces MSLQSLLRDKRVLVLCGAGGVGKTTTAAALGVAAARSGRKVLVLTIDPARRLAEAMGLKEGGAEPTTIPPERLFAGGTPGTGRLDVWMLDPRVVFERFVHRLSPTPEAARTILDNRLYRFLSDLVAGMQEYAAAEALDHFLDEGKYDLVVLDTPPSRHALDFLEAPGRLARFLDDRIVSLFLPEEKGRGGRLWRKTSQLLGNVLGSIFGEGFTQEMRAFLGAFSGLFAGIRLRADRLRERLSAKDAAFLLVTSPEQASLDEASFFRDMLHEKGLPFAGYVLNRSWAREDGLLPPEGLLRHVEDDTARGGVEALIRLAEQERARAEVHRGLLQRLAEKLPAGAVAVAAPESGGELEDFGGLVRLGDALAMG; this is translated from the coding sequence ATGAGCCTGCAATCCCTGCTGCGTGACAAGCGCGTCCTCGTGCTGTGTGGCGCGGGCGGCGTGGGCAAGACGACGACGGCGGCGGCGCTGGGCGTGGCGGCGGCGCGCTCGGGCCGCAAGGTGCTGGTGCTCACCATCGACCCCGCGCGGAGGCTCGCCGAGGCCATGGGCCTGAAGGAGGGCGGCGCCGAGCCCACCACCATTCCCCCCGAGCGGCTGTTTGCCGGGGGCACGCCGGGGACGGGCCGGCTGGACGTGTGGATGTTGGATCCGCGCGTCGTCTTCGAGCGCTTCGTGCACCGGTTGTCGCCCACGCCCGAGGCGGCGCGCACCATCCTCGACAACCGGCTCTACCGCTTCCTGTCGGACCTGGTGGCGGGCATGCAGGAGTACGCCGCGGCCGAGGCGTTGGATCACTTCCTCGACGAGGGGAAGTACGATCTGGTGGTGCTGGACACGCCCCCGAGCCGCCACGCGCTGGACTTCCTGGAGGCACCGGGGCGGCTGGCGCGCTTCCTGGATGATCGCATCGTGTCGCTCTTCCTGCCCGAGGAGAAGGGACGCGGGGGGCGGCTGTGGCGCAAGACGTCGCAGCTGCTCGGCAACGTGCTGGGGAGCATCTTCGGCGAGGGCTTCACCCAGGAGATGCGCGCCTTCCTCGGAGCCTTCAGCGGACTGTTCGCCGGCATCCGGCTGCGCGCGGACCGGCTGCGCGAGCGGCTGTCGGCGAAGGACGCGGCCTTCCTGCTGGTGACGTCGCCGGAGCAGGCGTCGCTGGACGAGGCGTCCTTCTTCCGGGACATGCTGCACGAGAAGGGCCTGCCCTTCGCGGGCTACGTGCTCAACCGGAGCTGGGCGCGCGAGGACGGACTCCTGCCGCCCGAGGGGCTGTTGCGGCACGTGGAGGACGACACCGCGCGCGGCGGGGTGGAGGCGCTCATCCGCCTGGCCGAGCAGGAGCGAGCCCGGGCCGAGGTGCACCGGGGACTGTTGCAGCGGCTGGCGGAGAAGCTGCCCGCGGGCGCGGTGGCGGTGGCCGCCCCCGAGTCCGGAGGCGAGCTGGAGGACTTCGGGGGCCTGGTGCGTCTGGGCGACGCGCTCGCCATGGGCTAG
- a CDS encoding nuclear transport factor 2 family protein, giving the protein MAMERARRFVDALTRLEETGELDALLALFGEDSQVSNVVSHRTFHGKDGARDFWAEYKGMLRQVKSTFRNMIESGDRVALEWESNGTAHNGAAVSYEGVSIIEWEGECISRFYAYFDSRVLGLELSRGSAPRSEAPATVPA; this is encoded by the coding sequence ATGGCGATGGAACGAGCACGGCGTTTCGTGGATGCGTTGACGCGGTTGGAGGAGACGGGCGAGCTGGACGCGTTGCTGGCGCTCTTCGGAGAGGACTCCCAGGTGAGCAACGTGGTCTCCCACCGGACCTTCCACGGCAAGGACGGCGCGCGGGACTTCTGGGCCGAGTACAAGGGCATGCTGCGGCAGGTGAAGTCCACCTTCCGCAACATGATCGAATCCGGGGACCGGGTGGCGCTCGAGTGGGAGTCCAACGGCACCGCGCACAACGGCGCGGCGGTGAGCTACGAGGGCGTGTCCATCATCGAGTGGGAGGGCGAGTGCATCTCGCGCTTCTACGCGTACTTCGATTCGCGCGTGCTGGGCCTGGAGCTGAGCCGGGGCAGCGCGCCGCGCTCGGAGGCGCCCGCCACCGTGCCGGCCTAG